DNA from Thermoleophilum album:
AGCGCTTGCTCTGCCTGCGGTGAACCGCGCCCGGACCGCCGTGGACCTCGGCTGCGGTATCGGTTTCCCTGGGCTTCCACTCGCCACTGCTCTCCCGACTACCCACTTCACGCTCGTTGACTCCGTCGCTAGGCGCTTGCAGGTGGCGGCGAACCTGGCTCGCCGCGCCGGTCTTCGGAACGTAGAGTTGGTGCAAGCGCGGATCGAAGATTTCGCTCGCGGACCGGCGCGTGAGCAATTCGCCCTGGCGACAGCCCGGGCGCTGGGACCGGTCGTGACTGTTCTCGAGCTTGCTGCCCCACTTCTGGCGGTTTCGGGTGCTTTGGTCATCTGGCGGGGCCGCTTGGATCCGGCCGAACGAGATCGTGTGGAACGAGTCGCCGAGCAACTCGGTCTCGTCACCGCGGAGATCCGCAAGACACTTCCCTTCGAGGGAGCGAAACACCTGCACCTGCACGTGTTCTCAAAGCAAGGTCCAACCCCCGATCGGTTTCCTCGGCGCCCTGGTCTCGCCCGTAAGCGTCCGCTCGCCTAGGTCGATCCAGTTAGTGACGCATAGGCGCTGGCGGCTGCGCCTTCCCGATTCGGTCCGATCGCCTCTCTACCGTTCGTGCGGTCGTGGGATACGTGTACGCGATCGCAAATCAGAAGGGCGGCGTCGGTAAGACGACGACCGCCGTCAACCTTGGTGCAAGCATCGCGGCCGCCGGCCAACGCGTGCTGGTTGCCGACCTCGACCCGCAGTGCAATGCGACGGTCGCACTTGGACTCTCGCGCACCGAGAGCCCCAACACCTACGACTGTCTGGTCGGTGGTGTCGATCTACTGTCGGTTGCTCGCCCTACGTCGACACCGGACCTCGACATCGCCCCGGCTGCGCCGGATCTTGCCGGCGCGTCTATCGAACTGGCGCGAATCGCGGGTTTCGAGACCCGTCTCCTTGAAGCGATTGGGCCGGTGCGCGACCACTACCTCTTCACCCTCCTCGACTGTCCGCCCTCACTTGGCCCGCTTACCGTGGCTGCTTTGGTGGCTGCCGACCGCGTGATCGTGCCGGTCCAAAGCGAGTACTTCGCGCTCGAGGGCCTGGCCGGTTTGCTCGAGACGCTCGAGCTGATCAAGCGGGAGCTGAACCCGCGGCTCGAGATCGCGGGGATGGTGCTGACGATGCACGACGGAAGGACCCGCCTGGCGCGCGACGTAGAGAAGGAGTTAAGGCGGCACTTCCCCGAGCTCGTATTCGAGACCGTCGTGCCACGCAGCATTCGGATCAGCGAGGCCCCCAGTTTCGGGCGCCCGGTGTTGGCTCACGCGCCGACCAGCGCTGGATCGGCCGCTTACCTGCGCCTTGCTAAGGAGGTGGCAGCACGTGCCTGAGATGCGCGGCATGGGGCGCGGCCTCGCCGCGATCCTCGAACGAGGCGGTGCCCAGACCGGCTCGCTGCGTCAGGTACCGATCGACGCGATCGTTCCCAACCCTCTTCAACCGCGTCGCCACTTTGACGCCGAGGCCCTGCAGGAGCTGGCCGAATCAATCCGCCGGAAGGGCGTCCTCCAGCCACTGGTGGTACGTCCGGCGGACCGCGGCTACGAGTTGATTGCTGGCGAGCGAAGGCTGCGCGCAGCGCGACTAGCAGGTCTTGTCACGGTGCCGGTGATCGTCCGCGAGCTGGCGGACGAAGAACGCCTCGAGGTGGCGTTAGCGGAGAATCTGGCGCGGGCGGACCTCAATCCTGTAGAGACGGCGCGGGCGCTGGCGACGTTGGTGGAAGATCTCGGCTGTCCGAAGGCCGAGGTGGCGCGACGGGTCGGGCGCAGCCGAGCGAGCGTGGCGAACGCCATCCGCTTGCTCGAACTCCCGGACGATGTGCTCGAGATGCTCGAGCGTGGCGAGCTCTCGGAGGGGCACGGCCGCGCGCTCCTGATGTGCAAGGACCACGATCAGCGGCGGCTACTTGCGCGTTTGGCGCGCGACAACGGCTGGTCGGTGCGGCAAACCGAAGAGGCGGCGCGCCGCGTTGGTGAGGCGGCGGAGGCCCGCGATCAGCGCCCGCCCAGGTCCGATGAGGGGCGCGACCTAGCAGCTGCGGAACTGGTCGAGCGCCTCGAGGCGCTGTTCGAAAGCAGCCTTGCGGTGCC
Protein-coding regions in this window:
- a CDS encoding 16S rRNA (guanine(527)-N(7))-methyltransferase RsmG; this translates as MSGREVAIPDLAARTRDRLEALVSALLEEPDPPTGHRTRREIWERDILDSLAALALPAVNRARTAVDLGCGIGFPGLPLATALPTTHFTLVDSVARRLQVAANLARRAGLRNVELVQARIEDFARGPAREQFALATARALGPVVTVLELAAPLLAVSGALVIWRGRLDPAERDRVERVAEQLGLVTAEIRKTLPFEGAKHLHLHVFSKQGPTPDRFPRRPGLARKRPLA
- a CDS encoding ParA family protein, translated to MGYVYAIANQKGGVGKTTTAVNLGASIAAAGQRVLVADLDPQCNATVALGLSRTESPNTYDCLVGGVDLLSVARPTSTPDLDIAPAAPDLAGASIELARIAGFETRLLEAIGPVRDHYLFTLLDCPPSLGPLTVAALVAADRVIVPVQSEYFALEGLAGLLETLELIKRELNPRLEIAGMVLTMHDGRTRLARDVEKELRRHFPELVFETVVPRSIRISEAPSFGRPVLAHAPTSAGSAAYLRLAKEVAARA
- a CDS encoding ParB/RepB/Spo0J family partition protein produces the protein MRGMGRGLAAILERGGAQTGSLRQVPIDAIVPNPLQPRRHFDAEALQELAESIRRKGVLQPLVVRPADRGYELIAGERRLRAARLAGLVTVPVIVRELADEERLEVALAENLARADLNPVETARALATLVEDLGCPKAEVARRVGRSRASVANAIRLLELPDDVLEMLERGELSEGHGRALLMCKDHDQRRLLARLARDNGWSVRQTEEAARRVGEAAEARDQRPPRSDEGRDLAAAELVERLEALFESSLAVPARVRARRSGRVVIELASAEAAALLCERLGQVAAQEGATREAVLRAA